A region of the Propionispora hippei DSM 15287 genome:
CTTTTCTGTCGAACAGAAATTGGTGGCGCAACTGTCGCAAAATATGAACTTCATTATGGATTTAACGGTGGAAGAGTTTATTGCTATGCATGCCGGGAGCCGGATGAGGGAAGATGTGGCCGGCATAACTAGGATCATTGTAGAGGAAGCCAACCGGCTGGCGGGGGAAGCGTTTGCCGCCGCCACACCGGTTACTGCGTTAAGTGGCGGACAGTCTCGGGCGCTGATGATTGCCGATACGGCTTTTTTGAGCAGGTCCCCCATTGTGCTGATTGATGAAATTGAAAACGCCGGGATTGACCGCCGGCAAGCTTTGGGATTGCTGGTTACGCAGCAGAAAATTGTGCTGATGGCAACCCATGACCCGTTTTTGGCTTTATTGGGTGATAAGCGGATTGTAATAGGTAATGGCGGGATTCGCGATGTATTGGAAACCAGTGCGAAGGAGCGGGAAAACCTCCGGCTGCTGCAAAGTGTAGATGCTATGTTAAACGGATTGCGTCAGGACTTGCGGTCAGGCGGGCGAGTGGAGTTGGACCAATTGAGACTGATAGAAGGACTGAAACAAGAAATTAGCTGAAACAAGCCGGAAAGAATGGCTGTTTATCTCTAAGAGCGTTGCCTGAGATAAATAGCCGTTCTTTTTTATGGATGCAATGTAAAGACAGGTGTATTGACACTATCTTTGTCCGGCGTTACAATGAACGTGAATCAAATACCGTTGAGGGAGAGAGGAAGAAGGCTTTGTCAGAGTTAACACAGGAGATTAGAAGGCTCAAGCAGCAAAGAAATGCTGTGATTCTTGCCCATAATTACCAAATCGACGAGGTACAGGCAGTAGCTGATTATGTCGGCGATTCTTTCTATCTGAGCCGCCAGGCCGCTACACTGGCTTGTGATGTGATTGTATTTTGCGGCGTCTATTTCATGGCGGAAACGGCCAAGTTGCTTTCACCGGATAAAACGGTGCTGCTGCCCGAGGCGGATGCCGGCTGTCCGCTGGCCGATACGATTACGGCTGAGGATGTACGGGAGTTGAAACGGCTTTATCCCGGCGTGCCTGTGGTTTGCTACATAAACTCTTCGGCGGAAGTAAAAGCGGAGAGCGATATTTGCTGTACTTCGTCCAATGCGGTGCATATTATCCGCTCATTGCCCGACCGGCAGGTGATTTTTATTCCCGATGGTCATTTGGGTGACTATGTGGCTAAACAGGTGCCGGACAAAAAACTCATTTTGTGGGGGGGCAGTTGTGTTACCCATGCCAAAGTCAAACCTGACGATGTTTTGAAAGCCCGCCAGCGACATCCTGAGGCAAAGATTCTCGTGCATCCCGAATGTTCGCCTGAGGTTGTGGCACTGGCTGATTTTGCCGGCAGTACTTCGGAGATCATTCGTTGTGCGGAGAATTCCGCCGACAAAACCTATCTGATCGGTACGGAAGCCGGTGTATTGTGCCAGTTAAAGGCGAGCCGGCCGGATAAGGAATTTTTTCTGCTCCATGCCGGCCTGTACTGTCCTAATATGAAAAAGACCCGTTTGCAAAGTATTTACCAGGCGCTGCTGGATGATCAATACAGCATGAAACTGGATGAGCGGACGGCGAAGCCGGCAACCCGGACTTTGCGAAGAATGCTGGAGATGGTTTGAAATGGCGACAAGAGGGTATAGCTGCGGTGCCTTGGCGATGGCTAAGGCGGCCGACTGTTTTACTTATGACGTGATTATTATCGGCACAGGAATTGCCGGACTGAGCACCGCCTTATCATTGGATAAACGGCTGCGGGTGGCTTTAATCAGTAAAAACGCGCTGACTGAAAGCAGCACCTATAAAGCGCAGGGCGGCATGGCGGTCGCTGCCGGCAGCGATGACAGTGCCGCCCGTCACGCCGCCGACACCTTACGGGTGGGCAAAGGGCTTTGCGTACAGGAGAATGTGGAGCATCTCACCCAAGAGGCGATGGCGGCGCTGCAATTTCTGCAGGCTGCCGGCACCGACTTTTGTTGTGACGGGCAGGGCCTGCAACTGACCAGAGAGGGTGGCCACAGCCGGAACCGGGTGGCCCATCATCATGATTATACGGGGCGTCATATTGCCGAGGCCTTGATGAACCGGGCGGCCGGCCGCCCACAGCTTGATTTTTTCAATAACACGTTTCTGGTTGATTTGCTGACCGATACACAGGGCATCTGCTGTGGCTGTCTGGTTCAAACCGAACAAGCGGCGCTGCAATTGCTGGCGCCGGCTGTTGTTGTGGCTGCGGGCGGCTACAGCGGGATTTTTGCCCGTTCAACCAATGCCGCCACGGCGAGCGGTGACGGGATAGCCGCGGCTTACCGGGCCGGGGCGTTCATTGCCGATATGGAATTTGTCCAGTTTCATCCTACGGCGGTAACCCTGCCGTCAGGCAAGGTGTTTTTGCTAAGTGAGGCGCTGCGGGGTGAAGGGGCGGTGCTGCGCAATACGGCAGGCGAGCGCTTCATGCCGCGCTATCACGAAGATGGCGAGCTGGCACCGCGAGACGAGGTATCCAGAGCCATGCTGGCTGAGATGAAGCGCCGGCAAGCGCCGGTTATCTACCTGGATGCCCGCGCTTTACCTAGCGAGCAGCTAACCGAACACTTCCGTTCGATTTATGGCGAGCTGGCAGCGCACGGCTACTGTCTGGAGCGTGATGTCATCCCCGTACAACCGACCGCTCATTATACCATTGGCGGCATAAAAACCGATGCCTGGGGGCAGACCAGCGTACCTTCGCTGTATGCCTGCGGTGAGTCGGCGGCAACCGGGGTGCACGGCGCTAACCGGCTGGCCAGTAATTCCCTCCTGGAAGGCGTGGTTTTCGGCCGCCGGGTGGCTGCCTGCATCAACGATAACTGCCACCTGCCGCCGGGAAAACCCGACTTGTCGGACGCCGGTCTTCCTGTTTATCATCGGGGCATCGACACGGCGCTGTTACGTGCCAGGCTGGACCAGGCAGCCGGTGTCATCCGGCAGGGAGAAGAATTGGCCCGGCTTGCGGAATGGCTTTATTCCTGCCGGGAAACAGGGGAGCAAGTCTGGCAGCAGGCCGACTGTTGCCGGGAAAATGCTGCTTTGGTGGCGGAGCTGTTGCTTGAGGCGGCTTTTGTGCGGCAGGAAAGCCGGGGCGGACATTACCGGGCCGATTTTCCGGCAACTAATGACAGCCGGTTTAAAAAACATAGTGAACAGCTATGGGGAAGAAAGGTAAGAATGCAATGAACCCAATCGCATTGGAACAGATTATTAAACAGGCTTTGCTGGAGGATATCGGTGCCGGCGACCTAACCGGTGAGGCGATTTTTAGCGAGGGTCACCAATCGGCAGGCCGTTTAATCGCCAAACAGCCCTTAATATTGGCCGGAACGGAAGTTTTTTTGAAGGTCTTTCAACAATTGGACAACCGGATTGACGTTGCCTGGAACTGCCGGGAGGGTGATTTTGCAGCGCCCGGGACGGTGCTGGCCAGTTTGCGGGGGCCCACCCGGGCGCTGCTTGCCGGTGAACGGGTGGCATTAAATTTTTTGCAGCATTTGACGGGAATTGCCACGGCTACGAAAGATTATGTGCGGCTTTGCAGCGGCACCGGCACCGTGATTGTCGATACAAGAAAAACCACACCGGGTTTGCGGATGCTGGAAAAATACGCGGTTACCGTGGGCGGCGGAAAAAATCATCGCTATGCCCTGGATGCGATGGTGATGATAAAGGACAATCACAGCAAGGCGGCCGGAGGAATTTTACCTGCCGTGCAGGCTGTCCGCCGGCGGATATCACCGTTCATAAAAATAGAGGTGGAAGTGGAGTGCCTGGAGCAGGTGAAAGAAGCGCTGGCAGCGGCGGTCGACGTGATCATGCTGGATAATATGGATTTGGATACGGTGAAGCAGGCAGTAGCCTTGATTGATGGCCGTGCTCTTATTGAAGTATCCGGGAATATCACGGAAGAGCGCGTTGCGGCACTGGCCGGGGCCGGTGTGAATGTCATCTCCAGCGGCGCCTTGACCCATTCGGTCAGGGCGGCGGATATAAGTCTGAAATTTGAATAGTATTTGAGGGAGGGACTGCGCGCTCGGGAGAAAACTTCCGGTGGGACAGTCCTTATTTTTTTAACTCATGATGTGTAGTTTAGTTTTGCTGCTAATTTATCCGTATTCTGCTAAAATTAGTGTAGCGAGCCGAAACGGTAAGATGGTAGATTGCCGACCGTTACTTTTATACGTTCGGCAGCGTTATCAACTATAGTGGACAGTTTTTTTAGTAGGAAAGGGGGCGGCAGTTTCTGCGGCGATGGACGAACATATTTTGCTGGCAAAAGCGCAGGCGGGAGACCGTGAGGCGCTCAACGCTTTGATGACTGAATATTGGCAGCCGGTTTACCGGCTGATATACAGCAGGCTGGCCAACCCGGAGGATGCCAAGGAACTGACCCAGGACACCTTTATGAAAGCATTCCGGGCATTGCCAGGTTATAAGTCGATGGGAGTTTCTTTTAAAAGTTATCTGGGGAAAATCGCGCTTAATCTGGTTACCGACTTCTGGCGGAAAAACGGACGGGCACCGCAGGTAGTCGGACTGGAAGAGTACCAGGAAACCCTGCGGGACAGCGGGGAGAAGCCGGAGGAATATACATTGCGACGGGAAGGGCAGGAACGGGTAGCCGGGCTGTTAAAAAATCTTCCCGAGGAACAACGGCAGGCCATCCGGCTGAGGGTACTGCTGGGCATATCGGTTCACGACACAGCCGTCCTGATGAATAAGACTGAAGCGGCAATAAAAATGCTGCAACAGCGTGCGTTGAAGAATTTACGTAGTTTATGCCTGGAAACCGGCATGGTGAAATGAGGTGAAGCTTGATTATGCCAACAGAAGAGGAAAGACAGCAGGCAGAAGTGCTTTCGCGGGAAATTGATAACTTGACGATAGAAGGCCCCAGGGCGGTTGTAGACCCGGAGGTGGCCGAATTTTTGGCGGTGGCGGATATGATGAAACATGACTGTAGCGGTGATGAAATTCCTCATTCACTGATCGCCGGCATGGCTGATCGCCTGTCGGCGGAATTGAAAACTAAGCAGGAGCAGCGCCGCCGGCACCGGTTGTATACTGTGCTGGCCGGCAGTGCGGCGGCGGTAGTACTGGCAGTTGGCGTACAGCTAACCCTGTTTCAGCAAAATAACAACTTGCCGCCGGCTCAGCAACTGGAAGCGCAGGTGACGCCGCCAACAAGACCGGCAGACAAGACTGCCGGCGAACCGGACCGGACGGCACCGGCCGAGAAAAAAGCGCCGGCTGCGCCGCCAAGCAGCAGATCAAAACCGCAAATAGC
Encoded here:
- a CDS encoding ATP-binding cassette domain-containing protein — encoded protein: MNVLVTGMTLRELFARYPYARDFFEAFDEYEAQETLPVADFFTMLDDELLADRGVEREDLPRQLAEYLAFMQQLTEPSVEEVRSITIVGGRDKSGVPENCRLTIRTGEIICIVGPTGSGKSRLLADIEWLAQGDTPTGRRILINEQPPPGAMRFSVEQKLVAQLSQNMNFIMDLTVEEFIAMHAGSRMREDVAGITRIIVEEANRLAGEAFAAATPVTALSGGQSRALMIADTAFLSRSPIVLIDEIENAGIDRRQALGLLVTQQKIVLMATHDPFLALLGDKRIVIGNGGIRDVLETSAKERENLRLLQSVDAMLNGLRQDLRSGGRVELDQLRLIEGLKQEIS
- the nadA gene encoding quinolinate synthase NadA, with the translated sequence MQCKDRCIDTIFVRRYNERESNTVEGERKKALSELTQEIRRLKQQRNAVILAHNYQIDEVQAVADYVGDSFYLSRQAATLACDVIVFCGVYFMAETAKLLSPDKTVLLPEADAGCPLADTITAEDVRELKRLYPGVPVVCYINSSAEVKAESDICCTSSNAVHIIRSLPDRQVIFIPDGHLGDYVAKQVPDKKLILWGGSCVTHAKVKPDDVLKARQRHPEAKILVHPECSPEVVALADFAGSTSEIIRCAENSADKTYLIGTEAGVLCQLKASRPDKEFFLLHAGLYCPNMKKTRLQSIYQALLDDQYSMKLDERTAKPATRTLRRMLEMV
- the nadB gene encoding L-aspartate oxidase, which gives rise to MATRGYSCGALAMAKAADCFTYDVIIIGTGIAGLSTALSLDKRLRVALISKNALTESSTYKAQGGMAVAAGSDDSAARHAADTLRVGKGLCVQENVEHLTQEAMAALQFLQAAGTDFCCDGQGLQLTREGGHSRNRVAHHHDYTGRHIAEALMNRAAGRPQLDFFNNTFLVDLLTDTQGICCGCLVQTEQAALQLLAPAVVVAAGGYSGIFARSTNAATASGDGIAAAYRAGAFIADMEFVQFHPTAVTLPSGKVFLLSEALRGEGAVLRNTAGERFMPRYHEDGELAPRDEVSRAMLAEMKRRQAPVIYLDARALPSEQLTEHFRSIYGELAAHGYCLERDVIPVQPTAHYTIGGIKTDAWGQTSVPSLYACGESAATGVHGANRLASNSLLEGVVFGRRVAACINDNCHLPPGKPDLSDAGLPVYHRGIDTALLRARLDQAAGVIRQGEELARLAEWLYSCRETGEQVWQQADCCRENAALVAELLLEAAFVRQESRGGHYRADFPATNDSRFKKHSEQLWGRKVRMQ
- the nadC gene encoding carboxylating nicotinate-nucleotide diphosphorylase, which encodes MNPIALEQIIKQALLEDIGAGDLTGEAIFSEGHQSAGRLIAKQPLILAGTEVFLKVFQQLDNRIDVAWNCREGDFAAPGTVLASLRGPTRALLAGERVALNFLQHLTGIATATKDYVRLCSGTGTVIVDTRKTTPGLRMLEKYAVTVGGGKNHRYALDAMVMIKDNHSKAAGGILPAVQAVRRRISPFIKIEVEVECLEQVKEALAAAVDVIMLDNMDLDTVKQAVALIDGRALIEVSGNITEERVAALAGAGVNVISSGALTHSVRAADISLKFE
- a CDS encoding RNA polymerase sigma factor, translating into MDEHILLAKAQAGDREALNALMTEYWQPVYRLIYSRLANPEDAKELTQDTFMKAFRALPGYKSMGVSFKSYLGKIALNLVTDFWRKNGRAPQVVGLEEYQETLRDSGEKPEEYTLRREGQERVAGLLKNLPEEQRQAIRLRVLLGISVHDTAVLMNKTEAAIKMLQQRALKNLRSLCLETGMVK